A window of the Cannabis sativa cultivar Pink pepper isolate KNU-18-1 chromosome X, ASM2916894v1, whole genome shotgun sequence genome harbors these coding sequences:
- the LOC115700511 gene encoding lysophospholipid acyltransferase LPEAT1 isoform X2, producing the protein MESELKDMSSAVHSPEPKSAESIPDDGSFAKDDRPLLKPEPSSAAVSGDSLEEMEKKFAAYVRNDVYGPMGRGELPLLEKVLLGLAMVTLVPIRLVAGMAVLVLYYLICRICTLFWSSNREEDLEEEEDYAHMGGWRRAVIVSCGRILSRVMLLVFGFYWINETYRILTTDPKSNTENESKDESEELERPGAIISNHVSYVDILYHMSSSFPSFVAKRSVARLPLVGLISKCLGCVFVQRESRSSDFKGVAAVVTERVSQSYQDESAPLMMLFPEGTTTNGDFLLPFKTGAFLAKAPVLPVILRYPYQRFSPAWDSISGVRHVFLLLCQFVNHLDVTRLPIYYPNEQEKNDPKLFADNVRRFMAKEGNLVMSDIGLAEKRIYHAALNGMLSQS; encoded by the exons ATGGAGTCCGAGCTCAAAGACATGAGTTCCGCCGTACATTCGCCGGAACCCAAATCGGCCGAGTCGATCCCCGACGATGGTTCCTTTGCCAAGGACGACCGTCCTCTTCTCAAGCCGGAACCCTCCTCCGCCGCTGTCTCCGGAGACAGCCTCGAGGAGATGGAGAAGAAATTTGCGGCGTATGTACGCAATGATGTGTACGGACCCATGGGACGCGGCGAGTTGCCGTTGCTAGAGAAGGTTCTACTCGGTTTAGCTATGGTTACTTTGGTGCCGATTCGATTGGTGGCTGGTATGGCCGTTTTGGTACTATATTACTTGATTTGTAGGATTTGTACTCTGTTTTGGTCTTCGAATCGAGAAGAGGACCTTGAAGAGGAAGAGGATTACGCTCACATGGGTGGGTGGAGGAGGGCCGTCATCGTTAGCTGTGGGCGAATCCTCTCTAGGGTTATGCTTTTAGTGTTTGGGTTTTATTGGATCAATGAGACTTATCGGATTCTCACTACTGATCCCAAGTCAAACACCGAG AATGAAAGCAAAGACGAGTCTGAAGAGCTTGAAAGGCCTGGGGCTATTATATCTAACCATGTCTCATATGTAGATATCTTGTATCACATGTCTTCTTCATTTCCAAGCTTCGTTGCCAAG AGATCAGTGGCTAGGCTTCCTCTAGTTGGGCTTATCAG CAAATGCCTCGGTTGTGTCTTTGTCCAGCGGGAGTCAAGGTCCTCTGATTTCAAGGGTGTTGCAG CTGTTGTTACTGAAAGGGTTTCCCAATCTTATCAGGATGAGTCTGCACCTCTAATGATGCTTTTTCCAg AAGGCACAACTACAAATGGAGACTTTCTTCTCCCATTCAAGACAGGTGCTTTTCTGGCAAAAGCTCCAGTTCTTCCAGTGATCCTGAGATATCCTTATCAGAGATTTAGTCCTGCATGGGACTCGATATCTGGG GTCCGCCACGTGTTTTTGCTTCTCTGTCAATTTGTTAATCACCTGGACGTGACTCGATTACCCATCTACTATCCAAATGAGCAGGAGAAGAATGATCCAAAACTTTTTGCTGATAATGTCAGAAGATTTATGGCTAAAGAG GGTAATTTGGTAATGTCGGATATTGGACTGGCTGAAAAGAGAATTTATCATGCTGCTCTCAATG GTATGTTATCCCAAAGCTAA
- the LOC115700511 gene encoding lysophospholipid acyltransferase LPEAT1 isoform X1: MESELKDMSSAVHSPEPKSAESIPDDGSFAKDDRPLLKPEPSSAAVSGDSLEEMEKKFAAYVRNDVYGPMGRGELPLLEKVLLGLAMVTLVPIRLVAGMAVLVLYYLICRICTLFWSSNREEDLEEEEDYAHMGGWRRAVIVSCGRILSRVMLLVFGFYWINETYRILTTDPKSNTENESKDESEELERPGAIISNHVSYVDILYHMSSSFPSFVAKRSVARLPLVGLISKCLGCVFVQRESRSSDFKGVAAVVTERVSQSYQDESAPLMMLFPEGTTTNGDFLLPFKTGAFLAKAPVLPVILRYPYQRFSPAWDSISGVRHVFLLLCQFVNHLDVTRLPIYYPNEQEKNDPKLFADNVRRFMAKEGNLVMSDIGLAEKRIYHAALNGNNSLPTVLHQKDD, translated from the exons ATGGAGTCCGAGCTCAAAGACATGAGTTCCGCCGTACATTCGCCGGAACCCAAATCGGCCGAGTCGATCCCCGACGATGGTTCCTTTGCCAAGGACGACCGTCCTCTTCTCAAGCCGGAACCCTCCTCCGCCGCTGTCTCCGGAGACAGCCTCGAGGAGATGGAGAAGAAATTTGCGGCGTATGTACGCAATGATGTGTACGGACCCATGGGACGCGGCGAGTTGCCGTTGCTAGAGAAGGTTCTACTCGGTTTAGCTATGGTTACTTTGGTGCCGATTCGATTGGTGGCTGGTATGGCCGTTTTGGTACTATATTACTTGATTTGTAGGATTTGTACTCTGTTTTGGTCTTCGAATCGAGAAGAGGACCTTGAAGAGGAAGAGGATTACGCTCACATGGGTGGGTGGAGGAGGGCCGTCATCGTTAGCTGTGGGCGAATCCTCTCTAGGGTTATGCTTTTAGTGTTTGGGTTTTATTGGATCAATGAGACTTATCGGATTCTCACTACTGATCCCAAGTCAAACACCGAG AATGAAAGCAAAGACGAGTCTGAAGAGCTTGAAAGGCCTGGGGCTATTATATCTAACCATGTCTCATATGTAGATATCTTGTATCACATGTCTTCTTCATTTCCAAGCTTCGTTGCCAAG AGATCAGTGGCTAGGCTTCCTCTAGTTGGGCTTATCAG CAAATGCCTCGGTTGTGTCTTTGTCCAGCGGGAGTCAAGGTCCTCTGATTTCAAGGGTGTTGCAG CTGTTGTTACTGAAAGGGTTTCCCAATCTTATCAGGATGAGTCTGCACCTCTAATGATGCTTTTTCCAg AAGGCACAACTACAAATGGAGACTTTCTTCTCCCATTCAAGACAGGTGCTTTTCTGGCAAAAGCTCCAGTTCTTCCAGTGATCCTGAGATATCCTTATCAGAGATTTAGTCCTGCATGGGACTCGATATCTGGG GTCCGCCACGTGTTTTTGCTTCTCTGTCAATTTGTTAATCACCTGGACGTGACTCGATTACCCATCTACTATCCAAATGAGCAGGAGAAGAATGATCCAAAACTTTTTGCTGATAATGTCAGAAGATTTATGGCTAAAGAG GGTAATTTGGTAATGTCGGATATTGGACTGGCTGAAAAGAGAATTTATCATGCTGCTCTCAATGGTAATAATAGCCTGCCTACTGTTTTGCATCAGAAAGACGATTGA
- the LOC115700528 gene encoding deSI-like protein At4g17486: protein MKFGLKKGWKSIGPLRLRGKTTTRFCLFSKTKSANYGPGRSPVYLNVYDLTPMNGYVYWAGLGIFHSGVEVHGVEYAFGAHDYPTSGVFEVEPRQCPGFKFRKSIFIGTTCLDPIQVREFMERQSTRYNGDTYHLIIKNCNHFCKDICYKLTGKTIPKWVNRLAKIGSICNCILPEALKIPAVQHDPNCEPFDIDSEKRSLRSSAFSCLSSISMRQKQLSTSSLFLQSPLRGCLPPWELKRSNNGSLKER, encoded by the exons ATGAAATTTGGATTAAAGAAAGGGTGGAAATCCATTGGTCCTCTTCGGTTGAGGGGGAAAACAACCACTCGGTTCTGTCTGTTTTCGAAAACAAAGTCAGCCAATTATGGTCCAGGAAGATCACCAGTTTATCTGAATGTGTATGACTTGACTCCCATGAATGGTTATGTCTATTGGGCAGGTCTTGGTATTTTTCACTCCGGTGTCGAAG TTCATGGTGTAGAATATGCTTTTGGAGCTCACGACTACCCTACTAGCGGTGTTTTTGAGGTTGAACCTCGGCAATGCCCAGGATTTAAGTTCCGGAAGTCAATATTCATTGGTACTACTTGCTTGGATCCAATTCAGGTTAGGGAGTTCATGGAGCGCCAGTCTACAAGATATAATGGTGATACATATCACCTGATTATCAAAAACTGTAACCATTTCTGCAAAGACATTTGTTACAAGCTAACTGGGAAAACGATTCCCAAATGGGTAAATCGGCTGGCAAAAATAG GTTCAATCTGCAACTGCATACTGCCTGAAGCCCTTAAGATACCTGCGGTGCAACACGACCCTAATTGCGAACCATTCGACATCGACAGTGAGAAAAGGAGCCTGAGAAGTAGTGCCTTCAGTTGTTTGTCATCGATATCAATGCGGCAGAAGCAATTATCAACTTCCTCACTGTTTCTGCAGTCACCCTTAAGAGGTTGTTTACCTCCGTGGGAATTGAAAAGGTCAAACAATGGTTCCTTGAAGGAAAGGTAA